The Meiothermus sp. genome segment AACTGGAAAACTAAATGCTGATATTTTTTATCTAGACCCTCCTTACAACCAGCACTCTTACCTGGGAAACTACCATGTATGGGAAACTTTAGTGCGTTGGGATAATCCCCAAACTTATGGCATCGCACAGAAACGAATCGATGTGCAAGAGCGCAAAAGTCCGTTTAACTCAAAGCGTGAAGCTCGTGATGCAATGATCACTGTCCTAGCTCAAATAAAGGCTAGCCATGTGGTGGTATCGTTCAATGATGAAGGGTTTTTCACTGCCGAAGAAATCGAATCCATGCTCAAAGATTGGGGGTATGTGGCACGCTTGACGCGCCAGCATCAACGCTACGTCGGAGCAAGGATTGGTATCTACAACCCCCAAGGGGAAAAAGTGGGGCAAATTTCCCACACTGAAAATCACGAGTTCCTATTCGTTGCAACCCATAGCCAAAAACTATACAGAGCTTTTCAGGAACAGCCCGAAATGCAAGTCGTCTCACAACCTACCTTGCTCTAATCGTCAGAATTAAAGCCACCTACTTGCTTGATATTGGTGAGCGGTAAGAATATGTGCCTTTATGCACGACAAATACCCTAGTTCCGTGTACACTATCTTTAGGCACCCATTCTTGGGTCATTGGGAAGTAGTTACAGTATGCGTTATTCAGTTGGTTCGCGCCGCCGTAGGTCCAAGCGCGGCATGACTGGGGGCAATGGGCCTCAGTCACTGCCGCAATCCCGTCGCCGTGTGACTTCGGCCGGCGGGGTGGTGTTGCGCGAGCGGGCTGGGGGAAAGGGCCTCGAGGTACTTCTGATTGCCATCAAGGACGGGCGGGTCTGGAGCCTGCCCAAAGGCCAGGTGGAGCCAGGGGAGCGTTATTTTCAAACAGCTATCCGCGAGGTACGGGAAGAGACCGGCATCGAGGCCAAGGTGCTGGCCCCCCTGGGCAGCATCCGCTACCACTTCACGGTCAAGGATGACGGCGTCCAGACCACCGTCACCAAGGAAGTCCACCACTTCTTGATGGGCTATGTGGGGGGGACACCCCGGCCCCAGAAAGAAGAGGTGGACGGGGTGGACTGGTTTCTGGTGCCCGAGGCCCTCAAACGGCTCTCTCACCAGAACGAACGCGACGCCGTGCTCAGGGCCCTGGCCCACTGGGACACCAAAGCTATCGCTGGCACACATGGCTAGGCGTTGCTTTCAGCGTCCAGTGCTCGACGCTGGCATCTAAAGCCAGCTTTTGTTATACCGGATTCAAAAAGACAGTTTAGAAAAACAAAAACTCATAGGTTGTCTTTTTGAATCTTAGAGCACACCCCTCCCGAACGGTCGGCGAAGAAAGCGTCTCCCTTCCAAGGGGCGGTATCGCCCTCCGCTGCGCGGATAACTTCCAAGGGGCGGTATCGCCCTCCGCTGCGCGGATAACTTCGGTCGGGTTGATTCGTTACCGTTCGGTAACGAATCAACCGAATCTGGTATTATCTCTTCTTCTTGAACGCATCGGCGAAAGGAGCTGTGATGAGCAAAATCAGCACCAGCAGGCCAATGCCCACCACGCCGCCCAGAATCCATTCCATTGGGGTTACGCTCGAGATCATCGTCTTACCTCCGCATCTTCGTAGAGCATAACATACCCCCTATGGGTATTTGAAGCTTGGCGTCTGGGCAAGGGCTTTAGCCCCATACTGGTCGCTGGACCAGGCGAAAAGGGGCCAGATCAAATGGGCTTCGCCCATGCAAGGCCAGCTCGGCCAGGGCCTCCCCTACCGCCGCCGAGTGCTTGAAGCCATGTCCGGAGCAAGGCGAGGCCACCAGGATGCGCTCAGAGTCGGGGTGGAAGTCGAGAATAAAGTCGCCATCGACGGTCGAAGTGTACAAGCAGGTAGCGCTCTTGAGACAGTTGGGGCCCAGCCCCTTCAGGCGGCCTTGCACATAGCGGGTGAGGAAAGCCCGGGTTTCGGCCTCAGATACCTGCCGCTCCACCTGATCGGGGTGGGTGGGGGTATGGGCCTGTTCGGTAGCTACCTTCACACCCTGCGAAACCTGCGGGAAGCCGTAGAAGTGCTCTCCCTCGGCGCTGCCGAACATCCAGATAAAGATGGGAAAGCGCTCCGGCTGGTAGGCTTGGGGGTCTGGGGCCTCGAGCCAGAACAACACCTGCCGGTAGACCCGCAGCACCTGCGCCAGGGGTTCACCCAACAGTTGGGCAGCCCAGGCCCCCGCACCTACCACCACTTTAGCAGCCCGGTAGCGGGTCTGGTCGGTTTCGACCTCTACCCCATCATTTAGGGGAACGATTCGCCGAACGGTTTCGCCGGCATACACCGCCGCGCCTAAGCGCTGGGCCTGCTCGAGCTGCACCTGCACACAGCGCTCGGGGTAGAGCAGCCCTGCCCCTGGCTCAAAGTAGCCGGTCTCGTCGCCTTGCAGTATGAACTGGGGAAAACGCTCTTGTATTTGCGCCGCATCCAGTACCTCGTGGGCGATGCCAAACTGCCGGGCAGCCTCCAGGGTGCGCTCTAAAAACTGCGGCTTGCCGTGGTGCAGGGCCTCACCCACCTGACCGCTCAGAATCAGGCCCCCACAGGCCCAAAAAAGCGAGGCGCCGGTCTGGGCCTCGAGGGTCGCGCCAAATCTGGTGCGAACGCAGCACCAGCGGCACATAAGCAGCTCCCTCGCCGATGGCCTGCCGGGTAATGCGGGTCTCGCCGTGGCTGGAGCCGTAGATGTGCGGGGGCCGATGCCGGTCTATTCCTATCACCCTGGCCCCGCGCCGGGCCAGCTGGTACAGGCTGGCGCTGCCCATGGCACCCAGGCCTACTACGATTGCCTCGGCAGTGTTCATGGCTCCAGAATCACCTTGCCGGTGTTCTTACGGCTCAACACAAACCGAAAGGCTTCGGCTGCCTGCTCCAGCTTGAACCGCTCCCCCACCACCGGCCGCACCCGGCCTGAAGCCAACAGGGGCATCAGGAAAGCGGTGGCTTTTTGCATCTCGGCGGGGTCGCTGAGGAAGGGGGTGAGCCATACGCCCATCACACTCTGGTTGCCTTTCATCAGGCTCACCGGGTACATCTGGGCCATCTCGCGCGAGGCCGAGCCAATCACCAGCAGGCGGCCCCGGTAGGCCAGCATCTTGAGGCTCTGGGCAAAGCCTGCGCCCCCCACCACCTCCATCAGGATGTCCACACCCCTGCCTTCGGTGGCCTGCCTGACCGCATCCACCAGGTTGTCCTGGGTATTGAGCAGCGCTACGTTGGCCCCCAGGCTACGGCAAAGGGCCAGTTTTTCCTCGCTGCTGGCCAGGGCCACCACCCGCAGACCCAGGGCCCCGGCAATCTGAATGGAGGCCGTACCCAACGCCCCAGCTGCGGCCTGAATCAGAACCCACTCGCCCGGTTTGGCCTGAGCCTGGGTTTGCAGGGCGAAATAGGCGGTGAAGTAGGAGACCGGAAAGGCTGCGGCTTCGGCTGCGCTCATCTGGGGCGGTACTGGCAGTACCGAACGGGACTGCACCACAGCATACTCAGCAAAAGCACCGCTTCCGCCGAGGGCCGCCACTCGTTGGCCTACGTAGAGCCCCTCGACCCCGTCGCCCATAGCCTCCACGACCCCAGCAAACTCCATACCCGGAACCGTAGGGTAGCGGGTACGCACCAGATACTCGCCCGCCACATAAAGGATGTCGGCGAAGTTAAGCCCCGCCGCCTCAACCCGGATGAGCACCTGCCCCGCGCCGGGGCTGGGTTTGGGCAGGTTGGTGAGCTCCAGAACCTCAGGGCCGCCAGCGCGCTGTACCTGGATGGCTTTCATGGTGCATAGCATAAGGCCCTCAACAAAAAGCCAAAAGCCAGAAGCGGGCTCGCATCGCTCGGTCTGGGTAGCTCTACTTTTGTACCCAGCGTTGTAGCGTGGGAAGCCACAGAATGTAGCTCTGCCGAAGAATGTCCCTGCTACCCCAGGGTATCCTTGGCGGTGATATGAAGAGAACCGCCATTGTGATTGGGTCGGGTATTGGAGGGCTGGCGATGGGCATACGCCTGCAAAGCCTGGGCTTCGATACCACCATCGTAGAAAAACTGGACGGCCCCGGTGGGCGGGCCTATGTCAAACACGTAGACGGCTTTACCTTCGATATGGGGCCTACCGTTATTACCGTGCCGCACTTCATCGAGGAGCTTTTTAGCCTCGAGCGCGGCCAGTCCAACCTGCACCTGCCCGATTTTCCCCCCGGGGTGCTGGGCGAGGACAAGCGCATCCGGGAGGGCATCTCGGGGGGGCCCCAAACCAGCAAGTACGTGCAAATTATCCCCATCCTGCCTTTTTATCGTATCTACTTCGACGACGGCACCTTCTTCGACTACGACGGCGACCCCGAAAACACCCGCCGCCAGGTAGCGGCCCTGGGCGAGCCGGGCGACCTCGAGGGGTACGAGCGTTTCCATGCCGACGCCAGAGCGATTTTTGAGCGGGGCTTCCTCGAACTGGGCTACACCCACTTTGGCGACCTGGGCACCATGCTGCGGGTAATTCCCGACCTGCTGCGCCTGGACGCCGTGCGCACCCTGTTCAGCTTTGCCAGCAAGTATTTCAAATCGCCCAAGTTGCGCCAGGTCTTTAGCTTCGAGACCCTTTTGGTAGGGGGCAACCCCTTGAGCGTACCGGCCATCTACGCCATGATTCACTTTGTAGAAAAAACCTGGGGCATCCACTTTGCGCTGGGGGGTACGGGGGCTTTGGTGCGGGCC includes the following:
- a CDS encoding NUDIX hydrolase, producing MTGGNGPQSLPQSRRRVTSAGGVVLRERAGGKGLEVLLIAIKDGRVWSLPKGQVEPGERYFQTAIREVREETGIEAKVLAPLGSIRYHFTVKDDGVQTTVTKEVHHFLMGYVGGTPRPQKEEVDGVDWFLVPEALKRLSHQNERDAVLRALAHWDTKAIAGTHG
- a CDS encoding NADPH:quinone oxidoreductase family protein; translation: MKAIQVQRAGGPEVLELTNLPKPSPGAGQVLIRVEAAGLNFADILYVAGEYLVRTRYPTVPGMEFAGVVEAMGDGVEGLYVGQRVAALGGSGAFAEYAVVQSRSVLPVPPQMSAAEAAAFPVSYFTAYFALQTQAQAKPGEWVLIQAAAGALGTASIQIAGALGLRVVALASSEEKLALCRSLGANVALLNTQDNLVDAVRQATEGRGVDILMEVVGGAGFAQSLKMLAYRGRLLVIGSASREMAQMYPVSLMKGNQSVMGVWLTPFLSDPAEMQKATAFLMPLLASGRVRPVVGERFKLEQAAEAFRFVLSRKNTGKVILEP